A genomic stretch from Leptospira licerasiae serovar Varillal str. VAR 010 includes:
- the hpt gene encoding hypoxanthine phosphoribosyltransferase, giving the protein MKNNISNFNNIPFQILFSEEMILARVGELGLQIANDYIEKKPVFVCVLRGGVYFFSDLTKAVPIPIELDFIQAKSYIGTESSGNVELLKDLDSDIEGRDVLIVEDIVDTGRTLKFLISHVLSKKPKSLEVASLLFKEGGEAVGYPIKYVGWNIGKEFVIGYGLDYDGKFRNLPGIFLYSEE; this is encoded by the coding sequence ATGAAGAATAATATTTCAAATTTTAATAATATTCCCTTTCAGATCTTGTTCAGCGAAGAGATGATCTTGGCAAGGGTCGGAGAGTTGGGCTTACAAATTGCAAACGACTATATAGAGAAAAAACCCGTTTTTGTATGTGTCTTAAGAGGAGGAGTTTACTTCTTCTCTGATCTCACTAAAGCGGTTCCGATCCCGATCGAATTGGATTTTATCCAAGCAAAATCATATATCGGAACGGAATCTTCCGGAAATGTAGAATTGCTCAAAGATTTGGATTCGGACATTGAAGGTAGAGATGTTTTAATTGTAGAAGATATCGTAGATACCGGTCGCACTCTAAAATTTTTGATCTCCCATGTTTTATCCAAAAAACCCAAATCACTTGAAGTAGCTTCTCTATTATTTAAGGAAGGTGGAGAGGCTGTAGGATATCCAATCAAGTATGTCGGCTGGAATATAGGAAAGGAATTCGTGATCGGATACGGCCTTGATTACGATGGCAAATTCCGAAATTTACCCGGAATATTCCTTTATTCGGAGGAATGA
- a CDS encoding quinone-dependent dihydroorotate dehydrogenase: MNSEWKQWVYEKTAKPFFLSIHPESAHNLAQNLLGLSKKLPFVFPVLESLMNYSSDRLKTKVAGIEFVNPVGLGAGFDKTGELYPFLSRLGFGSIEIGTITGQAQPGNPKPRIFRYAEDEALINRMGFNNPGADAAEETIRKQKKNCVRGINVGKTKIVSEENAVEDYVYSLKKLTSYADYAVINISSPNTPGLRNFQKKENFTKLMDGIRSGLGGKFPIPTFVKFAPDMEKEELKTLLELLPDSKLSGVILTNTTIDKSVLSRYPNVEKEGGVSGKPLRQRSTEFVRYAYSILKGSLPIIGVGGINSGEAALEKILAGADLIQLYTGYVYNGPFLPVRILEYLDGVLKQTGARSISDLVGKNKI, encoded by the coding sequence ATGAATTCTGAATGGAAACAATGGGTTTATGAAAAAACCGCAAAACCTTTTTTCTTAAGTATTCATCCGGAATCCGCTCATAACTTGGCCCAGAACTTACTTGGGCTTTCTAAAAAACTTCCGTTTGTGTTTCCCGTTTTGGAATCACTCATGAATTATTCCAGCGATCGTTTGAAAACGAAAGTCGCAGGAATCGAGTTCGTAAATCCGGTCGGATTAGGTGCCGGTTTCGATAAGACGGGAGAATTGTATCCGTTTCTTTCCCGATTAGGTTTTGGTTCGATAGAAATCGGAACGATCACAGGTCAGGCTCAGCCTGGAAATCCGAAACCAAGAATCTTTAGATACGCCGAAGATGAAGCTCTGATCAATCGAATGGGTTTTAATAATCCGGGAGCGGATGCTGCAGAAGAAACGATCCGAAAGCAAAAAAAGAACTGCGTAAGAGGGATCAATGTAGGCAAAACAAAAATTGTCTCGGAAGAGAATGCAGTCGAGGATTACGTATATTCTCTAAAAAAACTCACTTCTTATGCAGACTATGCTGTGATCAATATATCCTCTCCCAATACTCCCGGTCTCAGAAATTTCCAGAAAAAGGAAAACTTTACTAAGTTGATGGATGGTATTAGAAGCGGCTTAGGTGGAAAATTTCCAATTCCAACTTTTGTGAAATTCGCTCCGGATATGGAAAAAGAAGAATTGAAGACTTTGTTGGAGCTCCTACCAGATTCCAAATTATCAGGCGTCATTCTTACCAACACTACTATAGACAAATCCGTTTTGTCCAGGTATCCAAACGTGGAAAAAGAAGGTGGAGTTTCCGGAAAACCGCTTCGTCAAAGATCAACTGAATTTGTTAGATATGCTTACTCCATCTTAAAAGGAAGTCTTCCTATCATAGGAGTCGGTGGTATTAATTCGGGAGAAGCTGCCTTAGAAAAAATTTTAGCAGGAGCCGACCTGATTCAATTGTATACAGGTTATGTATACAACGGACCGTTTTTACCTGTGAGAATATTAGAGTATCTAGATGGAGTTCTGAAACAAACAGGAGCGAGATCAATTAGCGATTTAGTAGGAAAGAATAAGATCTGA
- a CDS encoding patatin-like phospholipase family protein: MPIIDEYELPSKKSDPGSKFGEVLQGIWLEDEICFAIAGGGCKAFYGLGFGHELKTWGLKLRQVSGVSAGAAMVLSLLCETEEESVSFFERIVRKNPRNFYFTRLFSGEKAFPHEDMYRRTIRFGMDFDKIIRSGAKVFIHTIKAFPKDDSNKNTFRLARLIAETGKAFLEDERDRNKGLYTERTFRVLRNWNMKEVLFTEADFRDPSVIEQIILNSSSIPPIVSFQNHGKEYYLDGGLTNNLLLEAFPPNAKIIGIHYESTTIVGKDPYLLDRCFLVTPSKSLPITSFDYTNAKGVREAYEMGKSDALKKKDQILEYLKKDWVKKAEKLRKN; encoded by the coding sequence ATGCCGATCATAGATGAATATGAACTTCCTTCTAAAAAGTCAGATCCTGGATCCAAATTCGGCGAGGTCCTCCAAGGGATTTGGTTAGAAGATGAGATTTGTTTTGCGATTGCAGGCGGCGGTTGTAAGGCTTTCTACGGTTTGGGCTTTGGGCATGAATTAAAAACCTGGGGATTAAAACTCAGACAAGTGTCGGGAGTTTCCGCAGGCGCTGCAATGGTTCTTTCTTTACTCTGCGAAACAGAGGAAGAATCGGTTTCCTTTTTTGAAAGAATAGTACGTAAGAACCCTCGTAATTTTTATTTCACTCGATTATTCAGCGGGGAGAAAGCATTTCCCCATGAAGACATGTATCGTAGGACCATTCGATTCGGGATGGACTTCGATAAAATTATCCGCTCCGGTGCAAAAGTTTTTATTCATACGATCAAAGCTTTTCCTAAAGACGATTCCAACAAGAACACGTTCAGGCTAGCAAGATTGATTGCAGAAACTGGAAAAGCATTTTTAGAAGACGAAAGGGACCGCAACAAAGGACTTTATACGGAACGAACATTTCGTGTTTTAAGAAATTGGAATATGAAAGAAGTCCTTTTTACGGAAGCTGATTTTAGGGACCCGAGCGTGATCGAACAGATCATTCTGAATTCTTCTTCTATTCCCCCTATTGTTTCTTTTCAGAATCACGGAAAGGAATATTATTTGGACGGAGGGCTTACGAATAATTTACTTTTGGAAGCGTTTCCTCCCAATGCAAAAATTATCGGAATACATTACGAATCGACTACCATAGTCGGAAAAGACCCTTATTTATTGGATCGTTGTTTTTTAGTAACTCCGTCCAAATCTCTACCGATCACTTCTTTCGATTACACAAATGCAAAAGGAGTGAGAGAGGCTTACGAGATGGGAAAATCGGACGCCTTAAAAAAGAAGGATCAGATCTTGGAATATCTCAAGAAAGACTGGGTGAAAAAAGCGGAAAAGCTGCGTAAGAATTAA
- a CDS encoding ABC transporter ATP-binding protein: MDKIQNPIISVSNVTKKFKDVTAVSDLSLEIKKGEFVGLLGPNGAGKTTLIEMLEGIQFPDSGKIQILGTSWKESETFLRSNIGLALQETRFMDRATVWETLKLFGSFYKAPESRLHEILELTRLTEKNKSFVNSLSGGQRQRLALGVSIMNKPEILFLDEPTTGLDPGARRDIWKILEDLREYGTTMILTTHYMEEAEVLCERIIVMDKGRILDQGTLSHLLGKLGGGEIVRFSLENGSDPSGYLPEKGKFKFSWNSDTKEGRIYVERITDYLPSMLDSFSKAGIVLKELECHKKTLDDLFLSMTGRGLEE, encoded by the coding sequence GTGGATAAGATTCAAAACCCGATCATATCGGTATCTAATGTAACTAAAAAATTCAAAGATGTAACCGCTGTCAGCGATCTCTCGCTTGAAATCAAAAAGGGAGAGTTTGTTGGTTTGCTTGGGCCGAATGGAGCCGGTAAAACAACTCTTATTGAAATGTTGGAAGGCATCCAATTTCCTGATTCAGGTAAGATCCAAATTTTAGGTACAAGTTGGAAAGAAAGCGAAACTTTTTTAAGAAGTAATATCGGTCTCGCTTTGCAAGAGACCAGATTTATGGATAGAGCCACTGTTTGGGAAACTTTGAAATTATTTGGAAGTTTCTACAAGGCACCTGAATCCAGGCTTCATGAAATTTTAGAACTCACTAGACTCACTGAAAAAAATAAGTCCTTCGTGAATAGTTTGTCCGGAGGCCAAAGACAAAGATTGGCATTGGGTGTTTCTATTATGAACAAACCCGAAATTCTTTTTTTGGATGAGCCTACTACAGGTTTAGATCCGGGTGCCAGAAGAGATATCTGGAAAATCTTAGAAGATCTAAGAGAATACGGAACCACTATGATCCTCACCACTCATTATATGGAAGAAGCGGAAGTTCTCTGCGAAAGGATTATCGTAATGGATAAGGGTCGAATTTTAGACCAAGGGACATTATCCCATCTTTTAGGAAAACTGGGTGGCGGAGAAATTGTTCGTTTCTCTTTAGAGAATGGATCGGATCCGAGCGGATATCTTCCTGAAAAAGGAAAATTCAAATTCAGTTGGAATTCCGACACGAAAGAAGGAAGGATCTATGTGGAAAGAATTACGGATTATCTTCCTTCCATGTTGGATTCTTTTTCTAAAGCAGGGATCGTTTTAAAAGAACTGGAATGTCATAAAAAGACCTTGGACGACTTATTCCTTTCTATGACCGGAAGAGGGTTGGAAGAATGA
- a CDS encoding WbuC family cupin fold metalloprotein, whose protein sequence is MSRPDKLLIDQELFDKLLPLASSSARGRTNHNFHELIEPYQRFLNVLTKDTYVQAHRHKNPPKPETFLVIKGKLGFVLFEEDGKVSDKHILSSDGPIYGIDILPGVYHTLVSLSETCICFEGKSGPYDPAIDKEFATWAPPENSEDKTQYLDFLRSLF, encoded by the coding sequence TTGTCTCGGCCGGATAAATTACTCATAGATCAGGAGTTATTCGATAAACTCCTTCCACTTGCTTCCTCTTCCGCTAGAGGGAGAACCAATCACAATTTCCACGAACTAATAGAACCGTATCAGAGATTTCTGAATGTACTTACAAAGGACACTTACGTCCAAGCTCATCGCCACAAAAATCCTCCAAAGCCCGAGACCTTTTTAGTAATAAAAGGAAAACTAGGCTTCGTACTATTCGAAGAAGATGGAAAAGTAAGCGATAAGCATATCCTGAGTTCGGACGGACCGATCTACGGGATAGATATTCTTCCTGGAGTGTACCATACATTGGTCTCCCTTTCGGAAACCTGCATTTGTTTCGAAGGAAAATCAGGTCCGTACGATCCGGCCATCGACAAAGAGTTCGCAACTTGGGCTCCACCGGAGAACAGCGAAGATAAAACTCAATATCTGGATTTTCTCAGATCTCTTTTCTAA
- a CDS encoding SixA phosphatase family protein, with protein sequence MKEIHLIRHSKSDWSDTHLKDKERPLSKRGRKNARFLGKYVEKISFVADVALVSPSIRTSETWKILQSFHNITKETKIISEIYEAEYSDLLRILRGLTSKINSVVLIGHNPGMEDLANYLLLGNNPDSLFEKFPTSSFISLITDQKDWADLGRQSCRLKRFWIP encoded by the coding sequence TTGAAAGAGATTCATCTCATAAGACATTCTAAATCCGATTGGAGCGATACTCATTTAAAGGATAAGGAACGTCCTTTATCAAAAAGAGGTCGTAAAAACGCACGATTTTTAGGAAAATATGTGGAGAAGATTTCCTTTGTTGCGGATGTCGCCCTTGTTTCGCCATCGATCAGAACTTCGGAGACATGGAAGATATTACAAAGTTTTCACAATATTACAAAAGAGACTAAGATTATAAGTGAAATATATGAGGCGGAATATTCCGACTTACTTAGGATATTAAGAGGTCTTACTTCTAAAATTAATAGCGTAGTTTTGATCGGCCATAATCCTGGAATGGAAGACTTAGCTAATTATTTATTATTGGGAAATAATCCCGATTCTCTTTTCGAGAAATTTCCAACATCTTCTTTTATAAGTTTGATAACTGATCAAAAGGACTGGGCGGATCTTGGAAGACAAAGTTGTAGACTCAAACGGTTTTGGATCCCATGA
- a CDS encoding ABC transporter permease: MKQIYHLVTIQLKEFYREPGILFWAFIFPIAIAGVLGIAFTSKGAPQTRVAIVSSSFDASGLSTKIEKAFSNSAGGNSDGLGVIVPQILTQEEAIKALKRGEINLLVNEDEKGNLEFSFDPNNANAQRDYLLLSNALLAMQEKEKVSSNIRKLDSKGTRYIDYLVPGMLAMGVMNSCLWGVGWNLIEMRMKKLLRRMSATPMNKLAFVMSFFFTRIFVTTVESIIFLTFTFTVFENAFFGSVPAALLIFLTGNFVFACIGIFVGSRAQSAQVGNGLVNAFTFPMMVLSGIFFSYKNFPDIVLPFIKHLPLTLVADSLRAVFIEGAGLAEIVYPCVFMIGIGFFFLGVGLRIFRWS; the protein is encoded by the coding sequence ATGAAACAAATCTATCATTTAGTCACGATTCAATTAAAAGAATTTTATAGAGAACCCGGGATTCTTTTCTGGGCGTTTATATTTCCAATTGCGATCGCAGGTGTATTAGGAATTGCATTCACTTCTAAGGGAGCGCCCCAAACAAGGGTTGCGATAGTATCTTCTTCATTTGATGCGAGCGGACTTTCTACAAAGATCGAAAAAGCATTCTCGAATTCTGCCGGTGGAAATTCCGACGGATTAGGAGTGATAGTTCCACAGATCCTAACGCAAGAAGAAGCGATCAAAGCGCTCAAAAGAGGGGAAATCAATCTTTTGGTAAATGAAGATGAAAAAGGAAATTTAGAATTTTCTTTTGATCCGAATAATGCAAATGCACAGAGAGATTATCTTCTACTTTCCAATGCTCTTTTAGCTATGCAGGAAAAAGAGAAAGTTAGTTCGAACATCCGAAAATTAGATTCGAAAGGGACAAGATACATTGATTATCTCGTTCCTGGAATGCTTGCAATGGGAGTCATGAACTCCTGTCTTTGGGGAGTTGGTTGGAATCTGATCGAGATGAGGATGAAAAAACTTTTAAGAAGAATGTCCGCAACTCCAATGAATAAGTTGGCGTTTGTAATGTCCTTCTTCTTCACTCGGATTTTTGTCACTACTGTAGAATCCATCATCTTCTTAACGTTTACGTTTACCGTTTTTGAAAATGCATTTTTCGGTTCTGTTCCTGCGGCACTTTTGATCTTTCTGACTGGAAATTTCGTATTTGCATGTATCGGGATCTTTGTTGGTTCCAGAGCGCAAAGTGCTCAGGTAGGGAACGGGTTAGTAAACGCGTTTACTTTTCCTATGATGGTCCTTTCAGGAATATTCTTCAGTTATAAAAACTTTCCGGATATAGTGCTCCCTTTCATAAAACATTTACCTTTAACCTTGGTGGCCGATTCATTGAGAGCCGTCTTTATAGAAGGAGCCGGGCTTGCAGAAATAGTCTACCCTTGCGTGTTTATGATTGGGATCGGATTTTTTTTCTTGGGCGTTGGGCTTCGTATATTTCGCTGGTCTTAA
- a CDS encoding class I SAM-dependent RNA methyltransferase codes for MSTEKNRREISGLVAEKWANLGTCISHTENKTVFVKGAVPGETIRIITDKENSKLIWGTVVSTEKISPLRIESDCSAFPECGGCSYRHIPYEEELQIKKSLLKDSFFYVSKFDPSQIPEIDILSGPSNSYRNTAQIKIEFKKGKTNTGFYKENSNSLVPFPEEGCKHLPFEMNEYIRKNLGNKKTFSKRGDWRLRYSSGQILEYDKQEVKIGPYLPEKLEWSIPAEGFTQVNRFLLEEWMLKIRSWIPKDCGSVLEFYSGAGLISLAIGHLVSRLSGYELSDSSVKAAEKNAKNAGYLSLEFHTLDLNSSLPKKLDSYGADLCILNPPRAGASPSLLDFLNRSRPSRVIYSSCNPSTLARDLGILKSSGYRLTEIVLTDFFPRTKHFEVLVLLDL; via the coding sequence ATGAGTACGGAAAAGAACCGTAGAGAAATTTCCGGATTGGTCGCGGAGAAATGGGCGAATCTAGGTACTTGTATTTCTCATACGGAGAATAAAACCGTTTTTGTAAAAGGAGCTGTTCCGGGAGAAACAATTCGGATCATAACTGATAAAGAAAATTCTAAACTGATTTGGGGTACCGTTGTATCTACGGAAAAAATTTCTCCCCTTAGGATCGAGTCCGATTGTTCCGCATTTCCGGAATGCGGAGGTTGTTCTTATCGCCATATTCCTTATGAGGAAGAACTTCAGATCAAAAAATCGCTTTTGAAGGATTCTTTTTTCTATGTTTCTAAATTCGATCCGTCTCAAATTCCCGAGATCGATATTTTAAGCGGCCCTTCTAACAGTTATCGCAACACAGCTCAGATCAAAATCGAATTCAAAAAAGGAAAAACAAATACGGGATTTTATAAGGAGAACTCTAACTCTTTGGTCCCGTTTCCTGAAGAAGGTTGTAAACATCTTCCTTTCGAGATGAACGAGTACATCCGAAAGAATTTAGGAAATAAGAAAACATTCTCTAAAAGGGGCGACTGGAGACTTCGTTATTCTTCCGGACAAATTTTAGAATACGATAAACAAGAAGTGAAGATAGGTCCTTATCTTCCTGAAAAATTAGAATGGTCCATTCCGGCAGAAGGTTTTACTCAAGTGAATCGTTTTCTTTTGGAAGAATGGATGCTCAAGATACGTTCTTGGATACCTAAAGACTGCGGTTCTGTATTAGAATTTTATTCTGGAGCTGGGTTAATCAGTTTGGCGATCGGTCATTTGGTAAGCCGTCTTTCCGGTTATGAATTGTCCGACTCTTCGGTAAAAGCAGCTGAGAAAAATGCGAAAAATGCCGGATATCTTAGTTTAGAATTCCATACATTGGATCTGAATTCTTCCCTCCCAAAAAAATTGGATTCTTATGGTGCGGATTTATGTATTTTAAATCCGCCGAGGGCCGGAGCTTCTCCTTCCTTATTGGATTTTCTGAATAGATCCAGACCTTCTCGCGTTATTTATTCTAGCTGCAATCCGAGCACCTTAGCAAGGGACCTTGGGATCTTAAAAAGCTCCGGATATAGGTTAACGGAAATCGTTCTTACCGATTTTTTTCCAAGAACCAAACATTTCGAGGTTTTGGTCCTTTTAGATCTTTGA
- a CDS encoding citrate synthase family protein — MAFSSKKPFLNADEAASALGVEVQTIYAYVSRGLLHSESGGNKDRSKRYRREDIEQLLLRREERSQPGKTAKAALSLGQPVLESSITLLGENSLFYRGKDVLELSENGSFEDIACLLWEAKETNPFESDWPILSGECNKILKLLEGRPILDISRILLPFLEYEDAKAFRKDPKTFRKTSSSILRYLTLFSSGKTNSEGKISETLLNGWNQPRKKEDPNYLAKLRLLEAALILSADHELNVSSFTARCVASSEASLYQVVLAGLAALSGPKHGLLTEKAILLLSQASGNKKKDKQLLEEKLRNGENIPGFGHPLYKKGDPRGRKLIQMVERSFSEDPDVQLYLQFLKQIEELLEDYATVDAGLALVSKALKLPKGAGIGIFAIGRTAGWLAHAMEQYDSGNLIRPRAKYIGNLPQESSNS; from the coding sequence ATGGCTTTTTCTTCAAAAAAACCGTTCTTAAATGCGGACGAGGCCGCTTCCGCCCTTGGAGTAGAAGTCCAGACCATATACGCGTACGTTAGTCGCGGTCTATTACATTCCGAATCCGGAGGCAATAAAGACAGAAGTAAACGATATAGAAGAGAAGATATAGAACAATTATTGCTTCGCAGAGAAGAACGAAGCCAGCCAGGCAAAACTGCCAAAGCCGCCCTCTCTTTAGGGCAACCTGTTTTAGAATCTTCGATCACGTTGCTTGGAGAAAATTCTCTCTTTTACAGAGGAAAGGATGTCTTAGAACTTTCAGAAAATGGAAGTTTTGAAGATATTGCATGTTTACTTTGGGAAGCGAAAGAAACAAATCCATTCGAATCGGATTGGCCGATACTATCCGGCGAATGTAATAAAATCCTAAAATTATTAGAAGGTCGGCCCATTTTAGATATTTCCAGGATCTTATTGCCTTTTTTAGAATATGAAGATGCAAAAGCATTTCGAAAAGATCCTAAAACTTTCAGAAAAACCTCTTCTTCTATATTAAGATATCTTACTTTATTCTCTTCCGGTAAAACTAACTCCGAAGGAAAAATTTCGGAAACACTTTTGAACGGATGGAATCAACCGCGAAAAAAAGAAGATCCGAATTATTTAGCCAAGCTTAGACTCTTAGAAGCAGCTTTAATTCTTTCTGCTGACCATGAGTTAAATGTTTCATCTTTTACGGCAAGATGTGTCGCTTCCAGTGAAGCTTCTCTCTATCAAGTTGTGCTTGCGGGGCTCGCGGCCTTGTCGGGCCCAAAACACGGATTACTAACCGAGAAAGCTATCCTTCTTCTTTCTCAAGCAAGCGGAAACAAAAAGAAAGACAAACAACTCTTAGAAGAAAAATTAAGGAATGGGGAAAATATTCCCGGGTTCGGACATCCTCTTTACAAAAAAGGAGATCCAAGAGGCAGAAAGCTGATCCAGATGGTCGAAAGATCTTTTTCAGAAGACCCGGATGTACAACTATATCTACAATTCTTAAAACAGATAGAAGAACTTTTAGAGGATTATGCGACAGTCGATGCGGGACTTGCGCTTGTTTCGAAAGCGCTCAAATTACCTAAAGGCGCGGGTATCGGGATTTTTGCGATAGGTAGAACTGCAGGTTGGTTGGCTCATGCAATGGAACAGTACGATTCCGGAAATTTGATCCGACCTAGAGCAAAGTACATCGGAAACCTTCCCCAAGAGTCATCAAATTCTTGA
- a CDS encoding DUF1569 domain-containing protein has translation MSDLNFSRKEFIQKAVTVGILTSSATVLESCSNAPADIKERGLKFSNFSEVNTELEKILLSKTIIPYGEWSPSQILLHCAQSIYYSIKGYPENKSEIFQNTLGKIAFWNFSRKGKMSHDLNAPIPGADVLQLGISISDSVLELKKAISAFSNYTGEFAPHFAYGKLTKQEYELAHAMHIANHLDYVTIN, from the coding sequence ATGTCGGATCTTAATTTTTCCAGAAAGGAATTTATTCAAAAAGCTGTCACCGTTGGAATTTTAACAAGCTCAGCAACAGTATTAGAATCATGCTCCAATGCTCCCGCAGACATAAAAGAAAGGGGTTTAAAATTTTCTAATTTTTCGGAAGTGAATACCGAGTTAGAAAAAATACTTCTCTCTAAAACGATTATCCCGTACGGGGAATGGAGTCCTAGTCAAATCCTTCTCCATTGTGCGCAAAGTATTTACTATTCTATAAAAGGTTATCCGGAAAACAAATCCGAGATCTTCCAAAACACTTTAGGCAAGATCGCATTCTGGAATTTTTCTAGAAAAGGAAAGATGTCTCACGACTTGAATGCTCCTATTCCAGGTGCAGATGTTTTACAATTAGGTATTTCAATTTCAGATAGTGTTCTTGAATTAAAAAAAGCAATCTCGGCATTTTCCAATTATACAGGAGAATTTGCTCCTCACTTTGCTTATGGAAAACTAACAAAGCAAGAATATGAACTTGCTCATGCAATGCATATTGCAAATCACTTAGATTACGTAACGATCAATTAA
- a CDS encoding DUF4870 domain-containing protein, which yields MSDQRFNTREFLEETKRLLEGEEYPNLFAAISYIPFLGWVIPWFFRKKQEICKFHALQAIKLNLGFVFLYLVVWFLREFPILSTILKWIHANPIVTDFISYVAWLALLGYGILGALQAYQGKLFVLPLFPEIENEVRKILSKIRGTQG from the coding sequence ATGTCCGACCAGAGATTCAACACCCGGGAATTCTTGGAAGAGACCAAGCGATTATTAGAAGGGGAAGAATATCCAAATCTATTCGCTGCCATTTCTTATATTCCTTTTTTAGGATGGGTCATTCCTTGGTTTTTTAGAAAAAAACAGGAAATTTGCAAGTTTCACGCACTCCAAGCGATCAAGTTAAATCTTGGATTTGTATTTTTGTACTTGGTGGTTTGGTTCTTAAGAGAGTTCCCTATTTTAAGCACCATTTTAAAATGGATACATGCGAATCCGATCGTAACCGACTTTATCAGCTATGTCGCATGGCTAGCTTTACTTGGTTACGGAATTTTAGGAGCCTTACAAGCTTACCAAGGCAAACTGTTCGTATTACCATTATTCCCGGAAATAGAGAATGAAGTTCGAAAAATACTCAGCAAAATTAGAGGAACTCAAGGCTAA
- a CDS encoding citrate synthase/methylcitrate synthase, whose translation MKMLISEQEKEKIYSPGLEGIPAARTKLSQVDGKGGRLIIAGYPVEEFAGKAVFEETIFMLWNDRRPKPTETSLFSEELRSSRRFSKVIRTIIEEAVYANLPLIDILRIGSAALSLGSQKEDPRKDAMAVLSTFPLIVAWAYRLLKGQTPVLPRQDLDIAANFLYMLNGNDPDPRSVRALNTYLNTVCDHGLNASTFAARVIISTQSDMISAVTGGLGALKGPLHGGAPGPALDTVFEIGAKENAEKVLREKLKHNERLMGFGHRIYKVRDPRADVLAKAAKILYDTDEKREFYDLAMFVEKTALGLLKEYKPDRILQTNVEFYTALLLHGLGFPTEIFTPVFAMGRAAGWTAHCFEQLQERIIRPDAIYTGEDGKLWN comes from the coding sequence ATGAAAATGCTAATCTCTGAACAGGAAAAAGAGAAAATATATAGCCCGGGTTTAGAAGGGATTCCAGCGGCAAGGACCAAACTTTCTCAAGTAGATGGAAAGGGAGGAAGATTGATCATAGCAGGTTATCCTGTGGAAGAATTCGCAGGTAAGGCTGTCTTTGAAGAAACAATCTTTATGCTTTGGAATGATAGAAGGCCAAAACCTACCGAAACAAGTTTGTTCTCGGAGGAACTCAGATCTTCTAGGAGATTTTCTAAAGTAATACGGACTATCATCGAAGAGGCGGTCTATGCAAATCTTCCTTTAATAGATATACTTCGGATCGGATCTGCTGCTCTTTCTTTAGGTTCTCAAAAAGAAGATCCTAGAAAAGATGCGATGGCAGTTCTTTCCACGTTTCCTTTGATAGTTGCCTGGGCGTATCGTTTGTTGAAGGGTCAGACACCGGTTCTTCCTAGACAGGACTTAGATATTGCAGCCAACTTTCTATACATGTTGAACGGAAACGATCCTGATCCAAGAAGTGTTCGTGCATTAAATACCTATTTGAATACTGTTTGTGATCACGGATTGAATGCTTCTACATTTGCTGCGAGAGTGATCATTTCCACTCAATCAGATATGATCTCTGCGGTCACCGGAGGACTTGGTGCGTTAAAAGGACCTCTTCATGGAGGAGCGCCTGGTCCGGCATTAGACACTGTCTTTGAGATTGGAGCCAAGGAAAACGCTGAGAAGGTTCTAAGAGAAAAATTAAAACATAACGAAAGACTAATGGGTTTCGGGCATAGGATATACAAGGTCAGAGATCCTCGTGCTGATGTCCTTGCGAAGGCGGCAAAAATTCTATACGATACGGATGAAAAAAGGGAATTCTATGATCTTGCAATGTTCGTAGAAAAAACCGCTTTAGGATTACTGAAAGAATATAAACCAGATAGAATTCTGCAGACCAATGTGGAATTTTATACGGCGTTACTTCTTCATGGATTAGGATTTCCGACCGAAATATTCACTCCAGTATTTGCTATGGGAAGGGCCGCAGGATGGACTGCTCATTGTTTCGAACAATTGCAGGAAAGGATCATCCGACCGGATGCTATCTATACAGGTGAGGATGGAAAGCTTTGGAATTGA